The genomic segment aaaaagaaaacaagcaaaaagagagcaacacaataaacacaagATCACAGATACACAGATCTTCCCAGAGAGATTGAGTTTAATACCCaacctgacacacacagacacaagcatGCATTCCCATCCTCATGctcacatatacaaatactcagcgctcgcccaacgtggagacaaacagaaatggacaccgtacacacactcacactccccaagcataCTCTACAcaccaggtccaggtaccctcacccccagaggggcaatccgcccctagacccaggagatgttacccCTTTTCCCTGGGGGTGGAGACAAGCAGACTGCCCCTGCAGCAGAAGGTGTGAGGTCTATATTTTCAACTCCATCTGACTGGGGGTCTTTGGTGGTGGCATAAACTGAAGACACTTCTATAGAAAGTGACCTGCACAGTATGTCACACTTTCCAATATCTTCATAGAACCCGATGGTCTTCAGCAGGAGAACAAACCAGCTGACAGATACAAAGCAAACAATAATGAAGCTGATGTGTGTCACAGTTCCGAAAACTCACCTGCATGTCAGCATACTCTGTTTCCACAGGAGGTCCTGAAAAACATGCAGGTcagaaaataaacagctgtCTTTAAGACACATTACAGGAAGAAGAACCTGAGGAACTAAACTCAGGAACAATATGAAAAACTACATATGAGCTACAGTTAGATAAGGATAATGACTGATAAAGAATCAAAACCATATCAATCAAATCTGCTACAATCAGTTTCTGTTGTGACTCATGAATGAACATTCAGTGCTCTTTTTACAAACAGACTGAACTTCAAAGGTGGAAACAGCGCGACAGAAACGTCACACCTGACTTAATTCATGCAAACTGGGACATTCTGAGCTGAGACAGATCAACCATGGTGCcatgttttcctgtgtgttttatGGTTATTTGATAAAACTGTAATTTTGAAGGATTATTTTTGAACATATCCAAGTGAGACTCTGTCTTGGTGATCGTCACCATCAGATCACTAACACCTTTCAGTCCAACCGTCTGttttcacagcagctctgtcaGTCTGAGATTATCTGGTGTTAACATGACGTAGACACACTCTCATCGTGGTGACTGGATCAGAGTTACACTGATTTTATACAACAAAAGGTGGAAAACTGTGCAAGAGAAAAAATCTTTTCTATTTGGTCTTCCTGTATAAATCTTAATGACAATTACACTTACATCAATAATCTGCTTTAAAGGTGTTTATGATGACAATACACTGAACAAAGGAGCATATTATACCGTACATGCTGCGTGTTGACATTTCCGTTGATTGACAGAATATTTAATCCATGCATGAAAAAGTGAGCAAGTAATTTTTACTATGATGAAATGTGATGAAAACACTGTGTTTGTTTCCTGTAGCCTCACCTCTGGGTTTAGTGGTCCTCCTCTTCATGTAGAAAATCAGCAGAGCTGCTGATAAGACGACGATCATAACGACCAGAATCAGACCCACATAAATCAGCACATCTGCAGGAGTTTAACAGAGAAGATTTATTTTACTCACAGTGTAAACATGTGGCCTCCAGGTCTGTTCATTTAGCAGTAAAGTTGTGCACATACAGAGTAACATGTATTTTTAGATTGAAAACAGTTCCTCAAACATTACCTGACAAACTGTTTATCAAGGATGACGgaacaatttttatttaaaaactactGACTTCAGTTTCCTTCTGCATTAAATTTTTTAATGAAGTAGTTATTAAAAAGCATAGAGACTTTACTTTTTCACCAAGTTTTCTGCATTGAGCACCTGCTTCTCATTTACGTCACTTAAAGATCTGAGTGCTTCTTCCACAGCTCTTAATGTGTCATTCTTTTGTAGTTCTctgattaaaaaacattaatgaaCCCAAAGCCCTTTTCTACTCGAGCACTCATATGACCTGCCTCATTCATCCTCTTAGACAAACACTTTTGTGCTTTCTATCCAACAGTGACACTCTGATAAACACACTGGAATTTGAGATCAAACGACtgaccttccaattagtagatgacatTGCTCTACCTTCTGAGTGACAGCCACCCAGTATATTTTACCTGATCTTGCATGTTTGGTTTCAGTGGAGTCTGATGAATGTGTGGAGCTTCCTGAAGTTGAGCTTAAACTCTGTGTTGTTGGTGGTGTGGAGGCTGATgagagaaacactgaagctgAAAAAGGTCTCAGAGTCCCGTTTGGTGTTGAAGTGGTTGAACAATGAAACCATCAGAGTCATAATAAGACCACTTGAAGCAGTTTATATATCTGCATGTGACTGACGTGGTTATGGGCTGTTTGACAGCAGAACTGATGAAACTTGATGTTTCAGATAAATATAACATCTGTAGgtgatttgaaagaaaagtagCTGCCTTTGAGACGTGAAACTTCTGTCACACCTTCAAAGACAAACACGACTGTTAGCAGAAACTCACCTTCTGTGACAATCAGCTCAAAATCATGGTTTCCATCTGGACTCAAAATTCTGTCCAAAGAGCACCTGTACCGTCCTGAGTCAGactgattcagctgtgtgatgctcacATACATAATATATGACAGAGTgtctgttttttcatatttaatgctGTATCTGCCGTTCTGAGCTGGATCATCAGATGTTTCCACAAGAATGTttccattttcacatttttccttaCAGAAGAGTTTCCTGCTTCCAGGGAAATAAAAGTTGCATGCAACTGTGATGTTTCCTCCTTCCTCTGCTCTGTGGGTGAGAGTTTGTGCTTTGACCAAACCAGTGTTTCCATCCTGAAGTGCTGCTGAAAGGATGAACAATCATTAGTTACCATCTTCTTATATGTTAAACTAAGACAGATGGTTGTCACTGTGTTGTTCTTCTTcagtatataaaataaagaataattCAGTGTTGTTTCAGGAGCTCTACTAAGATGTTCAGAGGgatagagaaaaaaatatttgattgcAGACTAAATTTACAATAGAAATTCAAAAAGTCATTTCTGGGGTTAAAAGCGAAATCAAAATGATTTGCACAATGCAGTCATGCAAAAGCAGAAGTTTGTGTAAACATTTAAATTCGACACTTAAAACTTTGACTTCgacatttaaaatctttttataACTATTAAAAAGTGTCCTTTCTATGAGCTGCATGTTTGAGTGACTCTTTTCCAAACACTCAGTTTAACCACAGAAAGAAATAATTTGTATGAGAGAGAACAAAGAAGTGAAGCAAGTTGTAAAACCAGCTGATTACAATAAAATGGAGACAAATAAGACTTAGAAGAGAGAAAGTGACAGAAATAAGAAGAGAATTTACTCACTGAGGAAGATGAAGCAGACCAAAGTGTGTTTCATCTCAGAGCTCTGATGGTTTAATgctgcttctcttcttctttactGCAAACCAGGAACTTCTTACTTCTCTTAATGATGAGGTCACGCCttcaaaccacacacacacacacacacacacacacacacacacacacacacacacacacacacacacacacacacacacacacacacacaacaggagttataaggttaatgggcattcagtcagttagctagttagtatccatttcaaacaggacagtggtaacaacggcaggctacggacaattttaagttttagatttttaaataggctgtatacatttcagtgGGAGCAACAGGATGTCGCTGAATTTACTACAggggattgtagggtagcaaacatcattggaaaacacgttttcaacactgcaggttacctgggtgtaaggtttttcagctaaaaagaaacatgactcctatctaactacataaagagtaactgaaggttaaatgctgctaatatgtcctgttttaatccaggcactccacctccgctccgctgcgtctcagctacCATCGCTCTGGCAGCAACGACCCTAGAGCCAGAGTGggggcgagctggaacaaaccattttgggaggggttatctatacttttgttgttaaaatgttccgtctcaaccaagtactgtatgctttttatatttttagtagtgtgtcacacaaacagcaaatattgtcaaaaaaaaagtaagaaatctttgggggtgctttgattcaatgggctaaaatcgcccctggactatatatatataagtcataataaatataaatgtatccTTGTCCACCGCTCAGTTACATAACCACGTGGAGGCAAGGACCTCACAGCACAAGCACACTCCCAGCCTATTATAAGTATGTGTTGCACACAGAGTACAAAAGTGCAGACATTCTATACTTACTtagaagtacaaatactactgttaaaaaatactccagtaaaagttatactgattcaacttctttactcaagtaaaagtaaaaaagtacaggttctgaaatgtactcagagtaagaaagtaaaaagtagctctttggaGGATGTTTCTATTTTGGTGCCcagctaactgaaccttgtgctataataacataatgataaaataatatcaCTACATGGGAACACAAACTTTAGTGTCACTTTTTATGTTCTAATCAATGAAAAtaagagtaaaaataaaatctgtataTCCATTTTCTGTTGTCTACATTGTAAAGGttgactttgcctctaaacaggaaaatatgTATAGTGTAGCTGTCGCAGTAAGAtataattatattgttcaaAACTGAGTATTTAATGTAATTCCTATGTTCCATTGTTGCCACCTTCTGGTGGACTTGTGTATTGCGCTTTGAGGTGCGCATGGTTTGGACGGATGTTCAAttaatgctgggcttacactgtgcgatttttttcagtcgcattattcagcttctgctcaaactgcacgattgactcgcaggagttagaagttcgtaggtcaccatgcagggtctcacactatacggcccgatgctctgatgcgacctgagtgctcacactgtgcgtccataaaatgaaggttataacagaaaatctgtcgctcgctctccctctctgtctttcactcacacagacacgcacaccaccaccatcaactttgctaaattgctaattaaaaacattgatcaggcagctgtgattgagcagcaatgtaaatccaactattt from the Pelmatolapia mariae isolate MD_Pm_ZW linkage group LG20, Pm_UMD_F_2, whole genome shotgun sequence genome contains:
- the LOC134619075 gene encoding uncharacterized protein LOC134619075 isoform X2, with protein sequence MKHTLVCFIFLTLQDGNTGLVKAQTLTHRAEEGGNITVACNFYFPGSRKLFCKEKCENGNILVETSDDPAQNGRYSIKYEKTDTLSYIMYVSITQLNQSDSGRYRCSLDRILSPDGNHDFELIVTEASTPPTTQSLSSTSGSSTHSSDSTETKHARSDVLIYVGLILVVMIVVLSAALLIFYMKRRTTKPRGPPVETEYADMQADNLCYAEVEFSHIPVTSSAPCGEATDVVYSVPQVDLSTAIHTKDASPPLYATVTSL
- the LOC134619075 gene encoding uncharacterized protein LOC134619075 isoform X1; translation: MKHTLVCFIFLTALQDGNTGLVKAQTLTHRAEEGGNITVACNFYFPGSRKLFCKEKCENGNILVETSDDPAQNGRYSIKYEKTDTLSYIMYVSITQLNQSDSGRYRCSLDRILSPDGNHDFELIVTEASTPPTTQSLSSTSGSSTHSSDSTETKHARSDVLIYVGLILVVMIVVLSAALLIFYMKRRTTKPRGPPVETEYADMQADNLCYAEVEFSHIPVTSSAPCGEATDVVYSVPQVDLSTAIHTKDASPPLYATVTSL
- the LOC134619075 gene encoding uncharacterized protein LOC134619075 isoform X3, which produces MKHTLVCFIFLTALQDGNTGLVKAQTLTHRAEEGGNITVACNFYFPGSRKLFCKEKCENGNILVETSDDPAQNGRYSIKYEKTDTLSYIMYVSITQLNQSDSGRYRCSLDRILSPDGNHDFELIVTEDVLIYVGLILVVMIVVLSAALLIFYMKRRTTKPRGPPVETEYADMQADNLCYAEVEFSHIPVTSSAPCGEATDVVYSVPQVDLSTAIHTKDASPPLYATVTSL